The genome window AGGTACTATGGTATTATTTGGTATCGCAGCGGGGATTACCACCATTGGCTCTCTAAGTCTTATGTTGGATTTGACCATAGCTGAAACTGCTGGAACTTTTGTGGGGGCTTGGGGTTTATCTCAGGCTATGGCACGGGGCATTGCGATCGCCCTTGGGGGATGGGTTTTAGATATTGGTAAATTTATATTTGGCTCAAACCTTTGGCTGGCATACAGTAGCGTCTTTTTCTGTGAAGCCTTGGTGGCGCTTGGGGCGATCGTACTCCTCAATAAAGTAAATATTAAGGAATTTAAAGAATCTACCCGCAAAGCCACAGAATTAGTTATGGAAGGAGATTTAGATTAATTAACCTGAGTTCGGGATAAGCTGAAAGTATTATTTTCTCGTAGTCTGAAAATCCTATAAATTTCCAGAAAAATAAATATAGCTTTAACCCGAATTGAAGTTAACTAGGTTGGGGCTGAACAAACCTAATAAAAACCTACCCATAACAGACTAAAGATTGAGTGATAGGTGTTAAGTGAATTATTCTACGATCAAAACTCCCACCATTCCTTCTTCTCTGTGGTTGCCCACACTACAATAATACTCAAATTCTCCCACTTGATCGGCGGTAAATTCCACTGTACTACACTCATCACCGTCACTAACTTGTTCTGTGGCAACATTTAACTCGTCTACAACCCAGTCATGGGTTCCCCCAGTGCTACAGAAAGTAACCTCTACCATAGAGCCTTGAGGTACAGATAAAGTAGGGTTTGCTTCTTCATCTCCATCAAGAGAAAACTCTCTACCCTCAGCATTCATGGCAACGGAAATAGTAGGCTGAGTATCCAGCATCACATTTTCATCCACAGTGCCATCTCCTGAGACAGCATCATTGGGAACTTCTAATTCAGTCTGACAAGCTGCTAAACCAGTAAGAGCGACAACTGCTAGTAATGATTTTACGATAGTTTTTGCTCTAACCATAGGATTAATTATCCTCCAAAAAAAATATTAAGTTGCGTTTGTATTCTAACGCACACTTTTAAAAGTTGTTTTTCTGAAGATGTAGAGTAATTTTTTTGATGGTTAATCCAAATTTTTAATGATGAAAAGGAATAGTAAAAAAGGGAGCAAATACGAGTAGCATCCAACTTAGTTGATACCAGCGGAAATTACGAAAGCTATCATCATCATTTATTAATGCATCTATTCTCTCATTGAGTCGGAAATTAATAAATGGGCATACCATACTATTATCAAGGGGACTTTTTTCTTTCATGGCTGTTTGAGTAACTATTAATAAAGACTCTGCCAATAATAAGAAATCGACGGATTTTGAAGCGGTATTATCTGCTCTCAACTCTCTCAATAGTACTAAGTCTTGCCAAAGAATATCGTTATTTGGCAACCAAAAAGTAATTCTTTTACAATAGGATAAACAGAAAAATATTAAAGGGTCATTGTGTAGTTGATGGGCATTTTCGTGAGCCATTACTGCTTGTAGGTGCTCTTTTGATAATAATTGGATTAACCCTTTACTTAAGACTAGATAGGATTTATTCAAAGATTGTAAAAAGCCTTTTTCCTGGGTTGAAAAACCCATTAATCCAGCATAGGGAAAAGATGTTTCTAGAATTTTAACCTTTTGCCCTAATACTTCTTTTTCTTTAAATTTATCTATTTTTTGAGAAACAAACTTGATTTCTATGGCATAAATTAGTAAGTTAATAATGGCAAATCCTAAACATAGCCACGCTAATATATAACTAATAATGGTTGCCTGAAATCCCCACATTTGTCCTTTATAACCCATGGTGACAATGGCGATACTACTCATTAAAATTAGTAATACAGGGGCAATAAAAAAGAATAATGAATAACTCCAATTTCTCTTGTTTTTAAAAAAGGAAATCTGGCTAATATAACGGATTATATAAGCACATATAATGGCAAGAAAAATTACAAGAAAGTGCATTTAATCCTCCTGTTTCCTTTGTTTGCGAATTTGTTCTAGGCGAGAGGCGATCGCACTTATTTGCTCTACACTGGCTGTATCAAGACTATCTGCAAAGGAAGCTACCAAGTCAGGATTACTGACGGCCAAAAAGCTCTGTAACTGCTCATAGGACTGAATAGCTTGGGCTTGAGAGCGAGAAATTAAGGGAGTCCAACAAAAAGCTCGTCCTTGTTTATGATATTTTAACCAGCCTTTTTTCGTTAAACGATGTAAAACCGTGGTGACAGAAGCATAAGCCAATTCACGATCTGGATCTGCTAAAATGCGATCGTGAATTTCTTTCACTGTCGCTGTTCCTAAATCCCACAAAATCTCTAAAATTTCCTCTTCCAAAAATCCTAGAGAGAGTTTTTGGGGTCGATATTTTGGTAGAAAAGACATGACAAATTAGACTATGAGCAATTAACTTTGACTCCATGGTATCAGTAAACGGAGTAAGCGTTGCGGAAAAAGAGAAGTCGTGAGGGCGAGAAGATGGAGTAATCAAAATTAATTTTTTACACTCCTGTTTTGTGCCTTCATTTTGATTTACTCAGCGCACCCGAACTACTTTATCTCATTACCTAATCAAGGTCTTCATGTTTTTCCATAGGTTGTAAATCTGATTGTTCAGGGGAACAAGGTGCGGGAGTTACCACGGGCTGGTTATCTTCTTCCAATTCTTCCTCATCGATTAAATCAGAAATCTCGTCAATATCTTTATCGGTAATATCAATAACTTCTACATCTTCGTCATCCTCAGTAATCTCAACCTCCGCTAAAAAACGATTAACCGCTAAGATATTTCCCCCCTCAATACTTCTGGTGATAGGATTAGAGCCTCTTACCCTCGCAGAAATATCAAATAGTTGTTCCATAACCTGTTGAGGATTATCATTAGGTTGTAAAGTTAGCAATAATCCATCATTACGGCAACTAATGCCTCTTCCAGGACGGTTTTCTGCCACACAGATAACCTGTTGATTATTCAAGCGTCCGCTAGTGACATAACGTAATGCGCCACGGTCAGAAAATGCTTGAAATCTTTTAGTAATCTCTTGACATCTTCTCACGGGGGACCATCCACGGGGAATTTCTGTTTTCCAGACAATCAAATCAATGCGTCCTCTGGGGGTATCTACCACAGTGGTGGGTGCATCGTTTTTCATTACACAACGATAAAGATTACGATTTTGGGCGATCGCAGGGGAATTTTGTGTTAAAGTGCCGAAACTTAACCCTGATAATATGGTCAAAACTACTAATTTGTTTTTCATTTTTTTATTCTCTTTTTATATTTTAAAAATTAAACATAATTATCTTTTTTTCATCATACCTCAGCTATTTATTCAGAAGGAGAATAAACGACATTTTCAATTTCTTGAAAGAGAAGTTTTAATTGAGAGGTTTTACCTAACCGAATTTCATCTCCAATATTAATTTTTTGACGATGAATATGACCACTTTTTACCTGTTTTCCATTTAAAAAGGTACCGTTAGAACTTCCTGCATCCTCTATATAACAACTATCTGAGTCAATGTGAAAGATGAAATGAACCCTAGAGACAATATCACTGTGAGGAAGTCCAGAAAAGTCCATATCTACAGAAAAATCTTCGTTATATCTCCCACAATAAAATATTTTTTTGTCTTCAGAAAAAATAAATTGTTTATTAGTATCAGGATTAATTAAAGCAAGACTTTTTTTATTAACTGAGTTAGCAACCCGAACATCAATAACTGTCCGAGGACTGGAGTTATCGTCATCAATGGTAGTGTCTAATTCTGTAGGAATGTTCCAGTTAGCAATAGTGGGTATATCATCTTCACTATCATCAGGTGTTTGGGATAAATTATTTTTTACCTGTATGAGAAAATTATCGCCCGTGTTAATTTCTGTGATACTTTCATCTTCTAAAGATTGAACTATTTGCTCTTCATTAACTATTGAGTCAAAATTGACTTTAAAATTTTGTACAGGGAATTCCATGTGATGACCACAAAAAGTACAAAATTTACTATCATCTTGATTACTATATCCACATTTTGGACAAATAATGGGTGTCATGAACTATTGCCTTAGAATTAAGGAGGATGGGGAAATACAATTGGTTTTGGTATTTTTATTTTAAGAAATTTTGTCTCCTATTATGTTAATTATTGTTATGGGTAAGTTACTAAATTGATTATTTAGTTTGTCTCCTTTTGTTTTTATTATCCAGTCTATTTTTCGGAGGGCAAAGGAGGATTTGTTTTGGTTAGACTGTATATTTTGAAATCTTGTTCCTGTGGGGCGATCGCCCCTTTCCTCATTTTTGTTTGACCAGTGAGAAAAATCTGAGGGATAATGTTTTGAAATAACTTGTATTAAACGATAATTAAATTGATGTTCGAGGGGTAAATCAACTAATACTTTTGTTATGTTATTACGCTTAATTATTTGATAAAATATTTTGTTAATTTGCTCTGAAGTTATTTTATTATAAGCATCTTCAATTATAAAGCAAGAATTTACGTCATCTTTTTTTATAATTTTTGAAGTATTGTTAATAGTAAAAATAGCTTTGTCTATACTTGCAGAAATAAGAGCTGTATTACCATCATTATTAACATTAATTTGAGAATAAAATGACTTATCTAGGGAAGAATAAATATCCTGATAAGTTTCAGAACTTTGAATAGGTTTAATTAAATCTAATAATTCTGGGTGACGGGGTAAACCATAATCATTAACCCTGATTTTACCATCAAGGGCCATCACCGCCCCATCTTGGTTAATGCCGAGGGGGTTTATCTCAATCATATCCAAATCTTGTTCGATAAATAGCTGATACATTTTATCGATAATATTACTCACCGCATTGATAGTTTTGCCTTTGAGTCCCATGGTTTTGGCTAAACGACGACCATAAAAGGGGGAATATTCATCTTCTACGGGGCAACACACAAGGCTAGTGAGCAATTCTTCGATGTTGATTCCTCCTTGGGCGGAGCCAAAAATGACGGGTTTTTTGAGTTTATAATCGAGCATAATTGCCAAAAATACTTCCTTTTGGGTGTTGTAACGACTCTCGGCTAACACTACTTTGGGATATTCTTTTTCGATGGCAAGGCTAAAGATAGATTGACAAGCGGCGATCGCATCTATCGTATTACTAACAAATTTGACTCCTCCTAGTTTCGCCCTACCACTGGCCATCACCTGAGATTTTAGTACCACAGGATAAGGAATTTGGAGACTTTTTAATTCACTGGCGCTTGATAATGGTTGGGAAGGTAATACAGGGATACCTACTCTTTGAAATAATTTTTTGGCTTGATATTCTAATAAATCCATTGATGCTGACTTGCAATGACCCAACTACTAATATAATCGAGATTTTAGGTAACGAGGGAATCAATCCCATAAATATTAATAATTTTTTTACTCCCAATCAAAAACTATGGATGCTTTTCAGACTAATCAAAAAATCCTCATCGCCCTTGACAAATTAATTCAAGTGGTGGCTAAATTGCGATCGCCCCAGGGGGGTTGTCCGTGGGATTTAGCCCAAACCCAAAAATCTCTCATTCCCTACATCATAGAGGAGGCTTATGAAGCGGTAGATGCCATCGAATCAGGCAACCAAGAAGCCATTGCTGACGAGTTAGGAGACTTGTTATTACAGGTAGTATTACAAGCCCAAGTAGCCCAAGATAACGGTGATTTTGACCTCGAAAAAGTAGCCCAAAATATTACCGAAAAATTAATCCGTCGTCATCCCCATGTATTCGCTGATGTACAAGTAAACAGCACCGCAGAAGTTCACGAAAATTGGGAAAAAATCAAAGAACAAGAAAAGCCAGAATCCGCTCTTTTGAGCCAAAAATTGACCAATTATCACCGTAGCTTACCTCCTCTCATGGCCAGTGAAAAAATATCCAAGAAAGCCGCCAAGGCAGGGTTTGAGTGGGAAAATGTGGAGGGGGTATGGGATAAGTTTGATGAGGAGTTGGCAGAGTTTCAAGAAGCCATAGAAGAGGAAGACATGAATCATGCCCAAGAGGAGTTAGGGGATTTACTTTTTACCATTGTTAATATCGCTCGGTGGTATAAACTAGATGTTTCTAGGGCATTGCAGGGTACAAATAAGAGATTTATTAAACGATTGCAGTTGATGGAAAAATATGCCGATAAATCCTTATCAGAATACCCCATTAATGAGCTAGAAGCGCTGTGGCAAAAAGCAAAAAAGCAACTGAACAGCTAAACTAGAAAAGAATGTCAATATAGATAATCGTATAATTAATATGTCAGTACTAGCGGCGATCGCAGTTTTAGCACTTTTAATCGTAGTCCACGAACTGGGACACTTTGGGGCGGCAAGATTACAGGGAATTCGAGTCAGTAAATTTTCCATCGGTTTTGGCCCCGTATTAGCAAAATATGACGGTAAAGAAACCGAATACGCCATCAGAGCTTTTCCCCTTGGTGGTTACGTGGGTTTTCCCGATGATGATCCCGAAAGCGATATACCCCTAGATGATCCCGATTTGTTGCGTAATCGTCCTGTGTTAGACCGTGCGATCGTCATTAGTGCAGGTGTTATAGCCAATCTTATCTTCGCATACTTTCTTTTAGTGGGTCAATCCCTTAGTGTCGGTATTCAAGACGTTAATTTTCAACCAGGGGTATTGATTCCCGAAATCCTTGAAGAAGTAGAATCCCCAGCCCAAAGAGCAGGACTACAAAGCGGAGATGTGATTTTAAAAATCGAAAATCTTACCCTTCCCACCTCCGAAGAAGCCATTTCAATCCTGAGAGATAGAATCCAAGACTCCCCCAACCAAAGTTTAGAATTTACTATCCAAAGAAATGAAGAAACTTTCAACATCCCCATCACCCCCGAAGTAGGGGACAATGGGAAAGGAAAAATCGGGGTTATGTTATCCCCCAACGGAGAATTTAGCCGCCGTAAACCAGACAATATTATTGAGGCCTTCACCTTCGGTGCTAAACAATTTCAACGGTACACCACACTAACCGTCCAAGGATTTGGTCAACTGATTACCAATTTCCAAGAAAATGCCAACCAAGTAGCCGGCCCTGTGGCGATCGTTGCAGTAGGGGCCC of Cyanobacterium sp. HL-69 contains these proteins:
- a CDS encoding FHA domain containing protein, with the translated sequence MTPIICPKCGYSNQDDSKFCTFCGHHMEFPVQNFKVNFDSIVNEEQIVQSLEDESITEINTGDNFLIQVKNNLSQTPDDSEDDIPTIANWNIPTELDTTIDDDNSSPRTVIDVRVANSVNKKSLALINPDTNKQFIFSEDKKIFYCGRYNEDFSVDMDFSGLPHSDIVSRVHFIFHIDSDSCYIEDAGSSNGTFLNGKQVKSGHIHRQKINIGDEIRLGKTSQLKLLFQEIENVVYSPSE
- the mazG gene encoding adenosine triphosphate pyrophosphatase MazG, with the protein product MDAFQTNQKILIALDKLIQVVAKLRSPQGGCPWDLAQTQKSLIPYIIEEAYEAVDAIESGNQEAIADELGDLLLQVVLQAQVAQDNGDFDLEKVAQNITEKLIRRHPHVFADVQVNSTAEVHENWEKIKEQEKPESALLSQKLTNYHRSLPPLMASEKISKKAAKAGFEWENVEGVWDKFDEELAEFQEAIEEEDMNHAQEELGDLLFTIVNIARWYKLDVSRALQGTNKRFIKRLQLMEKYADKSLSEYPINELEALWQKAKKQLNS
- a CDS encoding Transcriptional regulator, MecI family — translated: MSFLPKYRPQKLSLGFLEEEILEILWDLGTATVKEIHDRILADPDRELAYASVTTVLHRLTKKGWLKYHKQGRAFCWTPLISRSQAQAIQSYEQLQSFLAVSNPDLVASFADSLDTASVEQISAIASRLEQIRKQRKQED
- a CDS encoding Zn-dependent protease with chaperone function; amino-acid sequence: MHFLVIFLAIICAYIIRYISQISFFKNKRNWSYSLFFFIAPVLLILMSSIAIVTMGYKGQMWGFQATIISYILAWLCLGFAIINLLIYAIEIKFVSQKIDKFKEKEVLGQKVKILETSFPYAGLMGFSTQEKGFLQSLNKSYLVLSKGLIQLLSKEHLQAVMAHENAHQLHNDPLIFFCLSYCKRITFWLPNNDILWQDLVLLRELRADNTASKSVDFLLLAESLLIVTQTAMKEKSPLDNSMVCPFINFRLNERIDALINDDDSFRNFRWYQLSWMLLVFAPFFTIPFHH
- the sucC gene encoding succinyl-CoA synthetase beta subunit SucC, with product MDLLEYQAKKLFQRVGIPVLPSQPLSSASELKSLQIPYPVVLKSQVMASGRAKLGGVKFVSNTIDAIAACQSIFSLAIEKEYPKVVLAESRYNTQKEVFLAIMLDYKLKKPVIFGSAQGGINIEELLTSLVCCPVEDEYSPFYGRRLAKTMGLKGKTINAVSNIIDKMYQLFIEQDLDMIEINPLGINQDGAVMALDGKIRVNDYGLPRHPELLDLIKPIQSSETYQDIYSSLDKSFYSQINVNNDGNTALISASIDKAIFTINNTSKIIKKDDVNSCFIIEDAYNKITSEQINKIFYQIIKRNNITKVLVDLPLEHQFNYRLIQVISKHYPSDFSHWSNKNEERGDRPTGTRFQNIQSNQNKSSFALRKIDWIIKTKGDKLNNQFSNLPITIINIIGDKIS
- the rseP gene encoding RIP metalloprotease RseP — its product is MSVLAAIAVLALLIVVHELGHFGAARLQGIRVSKFSIGFGPVLAKYDGKETEYAIRAFPLGGYVGFPDDDPESDIPLDDPDLLRNRPVLDRAIVISAGVIANLIFAYFLLVGQSLSVGIQDVNFQPGVLIPEILEEVESPAQRAGLQSGDVILKIENLTLPTSEEAISILRDRIQDSPNQSLEFTIQRNEETFNIPITPEVGDNGKGKIGVMLSPNGEFSRRKPDNIIEAFTFGAKQFQRYTTLTVQGFGQLITNFQENANQVAGPVAIVAVGAQLAKSDLGNLFQFGALISINLAVINILPLPALDGGQLAFLLVEGISGKPLPNKLQEGIMQTGLVLLLGLGIFLILRDTLNLAFLN